Genomic DNA from Shouchella patagoniensis:
AATCCAAGGTCATTCTCTAAATAAGAAAAGAATGTCTTTAGATGGAGTCTATTAAGCTTTTCTAACTTGTAATTCCCAAGCTTAGGTATGATGTGGATACGAAGGTGGGTTTTATAAACTTGGAAGGTGGAGGCTTTTAATCTACTCCGTTTGTTTAAAATCCACTTTTCTAAATAAGCAGCGAAAGACTCTTTAGAGGGTTCAATAAAATTTCCCGTGTTAATCTCATTAAGTATACGGGGCATGTCTTTTTGTGCTGCTTTCTTTGTATCGTAGCCTGAAAACCACTTTTGACGTCTCTCGTTATTATGATCTCTCTCCAAATCTACAACGATTACATATTTATTTCCTCGTTTACGTATATGTCCTTTCATCTTAAGACCTCCGTTATCTGTTATTTACAGAGTTAAGTGCAGCACATCTTCTAAATCTGCAACTTGAATGACGAAATTATCAACCTCTGTTCGATCAACGCCGTGTAAATTCAAGCGATGTTCAACGTTAGTTAAGTTAATTCCAAACACATTCTCAGAGGTCGTTAAGAGTAAATCATCTATTAAAATGGTTACATTCATAGCATATGGATCAAACTCTTCTGCTGGATGCATGTTAAAAGGAGCCTGTACAGTTATTGTAAGAGTTTGTTCTTCCCAGTCGATAAATTGATCACGTACATTTAGAACGAGCCATATAGGGGCTTTATTGCCTTCATGATAGTCATAGTATACTTTGTAGGAAATCATTGTCTAGCCAGCTCCTTTTCTGTTTTTGAAGAAGTGCTTTTTCTACTAATGACTTTGCATGATGAGGAACGACTTTTTTAGCAACGGTTTTATAAGAATTGGGAACAGGTTGTTCTTGTATAACGTCATTAAATCTTTGTACAGATTCGGCACCTTGAATTCTTGCTTCAATTTGTTTTAAACGAGTTTCGGCCAACTCAATAGAAACATGAAATTCATTGGCTAAAATGGCGGCAAGATGATCAATTTGGTGACAATATTCCGAGACCATAAAGAATGGCATTGATGCATAAAGCTGAAACTGCTCTGCTTGTACCTCTTGCATCAATAGAAACTCCATTTGAGTTGATCCCAGTAATCAACTTTTTTGTGTTTATGGCTTTAACCTTTCTTGTAGGGCAAATCATTCGTATGGGATTTCCTCATGCGTTTGAACGAACCTTCGTGATGTGGTTAATTGGCTTACCACTAGCGCTGACAATTCTGGTGACGAAAATTAAACCTGAAGGCAAAAACATTTATTTATACTTTTGGGATGTAGCCAAATACTACGTCCAAATTAAACTCCCAAAAAAACGCTTTTGTAATGATCGAGAGGTTGAATGGATGAGTGATTCAACGATTCAATTTAAATCCTGTGTAAAGGTGGTGGCAAGAAAAAATGAGTACATTAAAAACACCAATGAAAACAATGAGGAACAATCTATTGTTAACGAGAGCGGGCGACGTGTGGGCGTATTACCGCATCAAGAGTCAGTCCATTCTCATGCAAAATAAAAAAGTGGTGAACAGCTATAAACGGAACTGGAAAGCTTTCTTTGAAGAATTAACAACGTATAAAGACTTCCATTTGATGATGTACCCACAGGAATATCGATTGGAAGAACGCTTTGCCGACTTGGAACAGGACTTGGCAGAAGACGCAAAACAAATGGCGGAATACTATACAGAAGAAACGGTGCGCTTGCTCAATCAACGCTTAGGCAAAGTGACAAAAAATGATTTTATTTTAGGAGTGAAGTTAAAGCAGAGTCTAGTGAACAGTGATGCTGAACTAAAGGAAAACATGATGTCGATGTTTTCAACGGCGACAGATACAATCGTAAATCTCTTAGGGTGGGAACAAAGCGTTTCCACCTCTTTCTTTCAACAATATGAAGAGGCAGAGGAGGCAACAGCAAGTTTACTGGCAATGGTCAATGGGATTCGTTTAACAGAAGACGAATTGATTTATGTGAATCGCTATAACTTTTTACGAGGCTTAGATCATCAAGTAGGGGAAGAAATTGAAAATGCGTCCGTTGACGCGATTACGAATACGTTAATTGATCCAACCTCTTCTGGTGTGTTGAAGCTTACAAGCGATGGATCAGAAGGGTACATGTCATTTGTTGTGATTGATGAATTTCGCCACAATATGGCTGAGAGTGAACTGTTTTATGAGGCACAAACACTGACTTTTCCAGTAGAAATTGAGATGAAAGTTCAGGTTGAAAGCAAATCAAAAACGAAAATGGATTTAAATTTAAAAAAGCAGCAGTTAAAAGAGTCAACGTTGGAACAAAACCGTGTTGGTGATCAAGAGGATTCTTCGGTGAGTGCGAGTGCGTATTTAGTCAGGCACTTGCAAGATGAAATTAAAAAAGATGATGTGGATATGTTGAACTGGTTAGCGGTGATTGTGGTACAAGGCGATACAAAAAAAGAATGCAAAAATCGAGCAAAGCTTGTCACACGACATATGAAATCAGCAGGGATAACATGCCGAATCCCAGTCGCTGACCAATTGCCTCTGTTCTATAAATTTCTACCTGGGGAACGTTTAGATGTGACAAACCGAAATTGGCTACAAAAAACCACTCAAGATGGCTTAGCTGAAGGACTTTTTGGCGTATCGGCAGATGTTGGTTCAAAAATTGGCTTCTTTATTGGTTGGATTGATCCATTTGTGAAGCATGCCGATTTACAAGGGGCGATATCAGCGAGTCGTTTCCCTGTTTTGTATCACATGTTCTTAGCCAACCAACAGCTAAAAGGGTCAAAGACACGCTCGCCCCATGTTCTAATTACGGGGGATACCGGCACAGGCAAATCATTTTTAGCGAAGCTCTTGTTTATCTATGTCAGCATGCTAAATGTAAAATCCTTGTACATTGACCCAAAGAAGGAATTGCGTAAGTGGATTGAAAAGGTGAAGCAAAACCCAAGGGTACAACAAGAGTACCCGCTATTTACACAGCATCTCGAAAAATTTCATTTTACAACGCTTGATGCAACGGATGAAGACAATTGGGGGGCGCTTGATCCAGTCGTGTTTCTGCCACCGATGCAAGCAAAGGAAATGGTGCAAGTGATTTTCGCACAAGTGTATGACTTTAAAGGTAAAGACGATGTTCATACTGCTTTTTTACGTGCAATCACCAATGTATTGGAACAAAAGCAAAACGGGGAGCAAGTAGGTTCACTAACAATCATTGAACAAATGCGAAACCATGAAGATTCCGCAGTCCAAAAGGCTGGGGATTTTTTGTATGAGGTTGTAGCGGATTCCATTATGAAATTATGTGTCCATGATGGTTCCAATCAGGCGCTTTCTTTAAACAAGCGTACTAGCATTGTCGAAATTGAAAACCTCGATTTACCAGAAGCGACTGATCCGATTGAGAGTTATACAAATTCCCAACTAAAATCAAGTGCCGTCATGTTTGCACTTGGGAAATTTTGTGAGCTATTTGGCATGAACAAGGAAGAACGCACAATGGAATTTATGGATGAAGCATGGGTGATCACATCCAGCCAACAAGGGAGAAAAGTTGAAAAACAAATGCGTCGCGTAGGGCGCAGCTACAACAATGCCCTTGTTTTCATTTCACAAAGTACGAAAGATGCATTGCGTGAAGAAGAGTCAGGGAACTTCGGTGTAGCGTTTGCGTTTGATGAACCGACAGAACGAAAAGAAGTGCTCAAATGGATGAATATGGAGCCAAGCGAAGAGAACGAAGACATGATGGAAAACATGTTTCAAGGTCAGTGTCTTTTTAAAGATTATTATGGCCGAACAGCGAAAATGAGCATTGAGTGTCTGTTTGATGAATGGTATGGCGCGTTAGAAACGGTCGAAACATCTTCAGTGGCAACGGCGGAAGAAAAGTATTTGTAGAAGGGAGGCAGAGGATGAAGTTAGCGATTTTAAATTCACTTGTGATTACGAACCAAGGTGTGTACAAAGCAGAAAAGATTACATTAATGGAAGCACGGAAAATGATGTTTGCCCATGAAACCAACTATGAAAGCTATGCTGGTCATGCATCCTCATCATTTTTTTTAGAAGAGCTTCTTGGCTTTCCTGTTTCGGTTAATCGCATTCGATTCAGGCAAGAAAAATACCAGCAAGCCCTTTGTTTTAAGCTATATGATCGCTACATGGAATACAAGAAGCTGACAGAAAAAGAACTACAAAGCGTGAATTATGATTTCTTTCTCTTAACGAGAATGGACTAGAAAGGAGAGGGAGAATGAGCTGGAAGCGAAAAGCCATCTGGATAAGCATAGGAGCAGCGCTAATCGCCCTGCTCTTTTTTGGTTCCCAAACGTTAGTCTACGCAGATGACCAAGAAAACATGACCGAACCAAAGGTAGAAGAGAAAGGCGGCGTAGAACTATCCATTAAACGTTACCCCATATCGAGATACGTAGCTAACAATGAAGATGCTGATGGGCGGATTAAAGGTGCATTTGTGGGCTTTACGAATGTCGTATTTTCTCTAGCTGGTAACGTTGTACTGGTTGTCGATACAGCAATGGATAAATTGTATTCGCTAGAACCAATCGATGAATTTGCGGATACGTTAACAATAATTTCAACTACCGTATATGATACGTTGAAAGAACACTTTGGAGAGTTGCTTTTTGTATTTGCGGTAGGCTACATTGTCTATTTGTTTATTGCGAAGGGTAGCGTTCAAGAAGCGTTAAGGCGCTCCGTTTTATTCTTCTTGGTGCTTGTTATAGGTGGCTATTGGATGCTCAATGCTGGCTATTTCATGAAGTCATTAAATGCGTTGTCAGTAGAAGCGCAAGGCTACATGCTTGAAGCAGGAAATGGATTAATTAATGTGGCTGAAGGCGAAGGCGTTTATGCCGACACGAGTCAAATTGATCCTGAGAACAAAATGGATGGAACGATCGCAATTATGAGAAATGTTTATTTCGATCTAGCCATGAAAAAGCCATATCTCATTGTAAATTACGGCACGACAAGTGAGAACACTATTAATGAGAACGATCATGCTGATCCAGAAGACGTTCCAGGAGGAAGCAATTTCAACAGAGTAGATCGCATGCTGGCATTTCAGTTAACGAGTGATGGCGAAAAAGATAGGCAGAGGTATATAAATGGTGAAATTGACGAGTACAACAATGAAAATATGGGTGGAGGAAATGTCTTTCAACAAATGGGGCAGTCCCTTATCGCTTTATTTGGTTCAATTCTGCTCGGTATACCATTCTTGCTACTAGCATTACTAAATTTCCTCTTGCAGCTTATCGCGTTGGCACTTGCTTTTTTTATCCCATTTTCGTTCATCATGTCGTACATTCCTCAATTGGCATATTCAGGTTTTGTAAGCATCGGCAAGCTGTTAAGTGTGTTCGTTTTAAAAGCA
This window encodes:
- a CDS encoding conjugal transfer protein, producing the protein MHKAETALLVPLASIETPFELIPVINFFVFMALTFLVGQIIRMGFPHAFERTFVMWLIGLPLALTILVTKIKPEGKNIYLYFWDVAKYYVQIKLPKKRFCNDREVEWMSDSTIQFKSCVKVVARKNEYIKNTNENNEEQSIVNESGRRVGVLPHQESVHSHAK
- a CDS encoding ATP-binding protein yields the protein MQNKKVVNSYKRNWKAFFEELTTYKDFHLMMYPQEYRLEERFADLEQDLAEDAKQMAEYYTEETVRLLNQRLGKVTKNDFILGVKLKQSLVNSDAELKENMMSMFSTATDTIVNLLGWEQSVSTSFFQQYEEAEEATASLLAMVNGIRLTEDELIYVNRYNFLRGLDHQVGEEIENASVDAITNTLIDPTSSGVLKLTSDGSEGYMSFVVIDEFRHNMAESELFYEAQTLTFPVEIEMKVQVESKSKTKMDLNLKKQQLKESTLEQNRVGDQEDSSVSASAYLVRHLQDEIKKDDVDMLNWLAVIVVQGDTKKECKNRAKLVTRHMKSAGITCRIPVADQLPLFYKFLPGERLDVTNRNWLQKTTQDGLAEGLFGVSADVGSKIGFFIGWIDPFVKHADLQGAISASRFPVLYHMFLANQQLKGSKTRSPHVLITGDTGTGKSFLAKLLFIYVSMLNVKSLYIDPKKELRKWIEKVKQNPRVQQEYPLFTQHLEKFHFTTLDATDEDNWGALDPVVFLPPMQAKEMVQVIFAQVYDFKGKDDVHTAFLRAITNVLEQKQNGEQVGSLTIIEQMRNHEDSAVQKAGDFLYEVVADSIMKLCVHDGSNQALSLNKRTSIVEIENLDLPEATDPIESYTNSQLKSSAVMFALGKFCELFGMNKEERTMEFMDEAWVITSSQQGRKVEKQMRRVGRSYNNALVFISQSTKDALREEESGNFGVAFAFDEPTERKEVLKWMNMEPSEENEDMMENMFQGQCLFKDYYGRTAKMSIECLFDEWYGALETVETSSVATAEEKYL
- a CDS encoding STIV orfB116 family protein, giving the protein MKLAILNSLVITNQGVYKAEKITLMEARKMMFAHETNYESYAGHASSSFFLEELLGFPVSVNRIRFRQEKYQQALCFKLYDRYMEYKKLTEKELQSVNYDFFLLTRMD
- a CDS encoding CD3337/EF1877 family mobilome membrane protein → MSWKRKAIWISIGAALIALLFFGSQTLVYADDQENMTEPKVEEKGGVELSIKRYPISRYVANNEDADGRIKGAFVGFTNVVFSLAGNVVLVVDTAMDKLYSLEPIDEFADTLTIISTTVYDTLKEHFGELLFVFAVGYIVYLFIAKGSVQEALRRSVLFFLVLVIGGYWMLNAGYFMKSLNALSVEAQGYMLEAGNGLINVAEGEGVYADTSQIDPENKMDGTIAIMRNVYFDLAMKKPYLIVNYGTTSENTINENDHADPEDVPGGSNFNRVDRMLAFQLTSDGEKDRQRYINGEIDEYNNENMGGGNVFQQMGQSLIALFGSILLGIPFLLLALLNFLLQLIALALAFFIPFSFIMSYIPQLAYSGFVSIGKLLSVFVLKAMLGILVLFVYVLCFIVDAVLPPEGFAMYLVNLTVLIAVLLLMIWKRDALIKMVTAGKVTSVDNNMLNQVRNEMVNPAVNAIKPRPAGLRESPIQQTEHQAPPKSERTSVKEGRNEAQLAEARTPQTDRKQESPSSAVAHHDQMKRAERTSQQKREEKKAEKQKKKTEKQTSKQEQKEQKQPREDLSPVAAHQKEERHAPRQEINQREHERTKQPQPRDTQEQSNRTSIKQGDVTYLDDHRALRSVEKSERDNQLRQTKGENSANQRTEQKPSQNEPQWIQNKENQAVQPNKRLNERHDQPKTESIRTAQHNEKRELEAIEKEEDRHTRRAKGASK